From a region of the Paenibacillus sp. R14(2021) genome:
- a CDS encoding AraC family transcriptional regulator yields the protein MKLTYKTIIQNYFHRFQAEVSMAAYSRMNPGWQPQQMPEFYRLWFIQEGSGGLRLNERSVELKPGQLLLLPPGAVQSFGSNFADAVGLHWCHFRASIGDMELFDLLNLPICVMPEEQEHLTWLFQRLIEAYRSTLITRELRIRAVLFAILASYLDYVEISEDSIRRIEPIEKIDRVLEYIEQHLSEAISVEDMARLAFLHPNYFIGYFKNIVGFAPTQYVNIRRLERAKKLLEQEEYSISEIARQVGMQNYYLSRQFKHYTGLTPSRYKQIYYQSVQGTSFSASERSEDE from the coding sequence ATGAAACTTACCTACAAGACGATCATTCAAAATTATTTTCACCGATTTCAAGCTGAAGTATCCATGGCTGCTTATTCGCGCATGAATCCGGGCTGGCAGCCGCAGCAAATGCCTGAGTTTTATCGGCTGTGGTTCATTCAAGAAGGATCTGGCGGTCTTCGATTGAACGAGCGCAGCGTGGAGCTGAAGCCGGGTCAGCTTCTGCTCCTTCCCCCGGGTGCGGTGCAATCTTTCGGATCTAATTTCGCGGATGCGGTCGGCCTGCACTGGTGCCATTTTCGGGCATCGATCGGCGACATGGAACTGTTTGACCTGCTAAACCTGCCGATTTGCGTCATGCCGGAGGAGCAGGAGCACCTGACCTGGCTGTTCCAGCGGCTCATCGAAGCCTATCGTTCGACGTTGATTACGAGGGAACTGCGCATCCGTGCCGTGCTGTTCGCTATCCTCGCCTCTTATTTGGATTATGTGGAGATTAGTGAGGACTCGATTCGCCGAATCGAACCGATTGAGAAGATCGACCGCGTGCTGGAGTACATCGAGCAGCATTTGTCCGAAGCGATCAGCGTTGAGGATATGGCTCGGCTGGCGTTTCTGCATCCGAACTACTTTATCGGGTATTTCAAGAACATTGTCGGCTTTGCGCCGACGCAGTATGTGAATATTCGCAGGCTCGAACGCGCGAAGAAGCTGCTGGAGCAGGAGGAATACAGCATCTCGGAGATCGCGAGGCAGGTTGGCATGCAGAATTACTATCTGTCCCGCCAGTTCAAGCATTACACGGGGCTGACGCCGAGCCGCTACAAGCAAATTTATTATCAATCGGTGCAGGGCACATCATTCAGCGCCAGTGAAAGGTCGGAGGATGAATGA
- the mutY gene encoding A/G-specific adenine glycosylase: MTTEAVRYFSTELLLWYKANKRDLPWRMNRDPYRVWVSEIMLQQTRVDTVIPYYERFMAQFPTAAALAEAPEPEVLKCWEGLGYYSRARNLQAGAREVLSLHGGTVPDDKAAVAALRGVGPYTTGAIMSIAFNRPEPAVDGNVMRVLSRYFCLEEDIAKPATRVNIEKLAASLIPEGEAGDFNQALMELGALVCTPKSPGCLTCPVMMHCEGRMAGKAQVLPIKTKAKPPRPETRIAALITGSGSHAGKLLVRQRPESGLLAQMWELPHVLSPTPAAPKRRGRAKAAAGADQEIAAGLLGLDAGPIEGGETSAGVTARAAAFDSAASPMDRHGAMADYLSRTLFAEDGLLVRPSAWWGETEHVFSHIVWDMQVFQAEFGFWQNSGVSDSHVETIAAAESKSGYGDDGEASARYRWIGPEEMRTLAFPNVFVRILQDYWRDMD; this comes from the coding sequence ATGACAACGGAAGCGGTCCGCTATTTCAGCACGGAGCTGCTGCTCTGGTATAAGGCCAACAAAAGGGATCTGCCATGGCGGATGAACCGCGACCCTTACCGGGTGTGGGTATCGGAAATTATGCTTCAGCAGACGAGAGTCGATACGGTTATCCCGTATTACGAGCGTTTCATGGCCCAATTCCCGACCGCCGCTGCTCTGGCGGAAGCGCCGGAGCCGGAGGTGCTCAAATGCTGGGAGGGGCTCGGCTACTACTCGCGCGCACGCAATTTGCAGGCGGGCGCCCGCGAAGTGTTGAGCCTGCATGGCGGCACTGTCCCGGATGACAAGGCGGCAGTTGCCGCGCTTCGCGGCGTGGGACCTTATACGACGGGCGCGATAATGAGCATTGCGTTCAATCGGCCGGAGCCAGCGGTGGACGGAAATGTGATGCGCGTGCTCTCCCGGTATTTCTGCCTGGAAGAGGACATTGCGAAGCCTGCTACGCGGGTGAATATCGAGAAACTGGCAGCGTCTCTGATTCCCGAAGGTGAAGCGGGGGACTTCAACCAAGCGCTCATGGAGCTTGGCGCGCTGGTCTGCACGCCGAAATCGCCGGGCTGCTTGACCTGCCCGGTGATGATGCACTGCGAGGGACGGATGGCCGGCAAAGCGCAGGTGCTTCCGATCAAGACGAAGGCGAAGCCGCCTCGTCCGGAGACGCGTATCGCTGCGCTTATTACGGGCAGCGGTTCGCATGCCGGCAAGCTGCTAGTTCGGCAGCGCCCGGAGAGCGGGCTGCTCGCGCAAATGTGGGAGCTGCCGCATGTGCTGTCGCCAACCCCGGCGGCGCCGAAGAGGCGCGGACGCGCCAAAGCGGCTGCCGGCGCGGATCAGGAGATCGCGGCGGGGCTGCTCGGATTAGACGCCGGGCCGATTGAGGGCGGCGAGACGAGTGCGGGGGTGACAGCGCGCGCTGCGGCCTTCGATTCGGCCGCTAGTCCGATGGATCGCCATGGGGCGATGGCTGATTATTTGTCACGTACGCTGTTTGCGGAGGACGGACTGCTGGTTAGGCCTTCTGCATGGTGGGGCGAAACGGAGCATGTGTTCAGCCATATCGTATGGGATATGCAGGTGTTTCAAGCGGAATTCGGGTTCTGGCAGAATTCCGGCGTATCCGATTCACACGTAGAGACAATAGCTGCGGCGGAATCCAAGAGTGGTTACGGTGACGACGGCGAGGCGTCTGCCCGCTACAGATGGATCGGGCCGGAAGAAATGCGTACGCTTGCGTTTCCGAACGTGTTTGTCCGCATTCTGCAGGATTATTGGCGCGATATGGATTGA
- a CDS encoding bifunctional 4-hydroxy-2-oxoglutarate aldolase/2-dehydro-3-deoxy-phosphogluconate aldolase: MSDMLDKLKQEKIVAIFRGIEDQYADRAAEALIDGGIKLMEITMNTEGAVGMIHRWRNRFGAQAGIGAGTVLDLDMAQEAVAAGAQFLISPNLDEAVVDYGVKNGVPVWPGVMTPTEIVRAWKAGAEAVKIFPMATLGVKYLSEIRAPLDKIPMLATGGVDLDNIRDYFKAGACAVGMGSKLVHMEWVRNGRFDLLTERARQFTDAAKSL; the protein is encoded by the coding sequence GTGAGTGACATGCTGGACAAGTTGAAGCAGGAGAAAATCGTTGCTATTTTTCGCGGGATTGAGGATCAATACGCGGATCGGGCGGCGGAAGCGTTGATCGACGGCGGCATTAAGCTAATGGAGATCACGATGAATACGGAAGGCGCTGTAGGCATGATCCACCGCTGGCGGAATCGATTCGGCGCGCAAGCGGGCATTGGCGCAGGGACGGTGCTTGACCTCGACATGGCGCAGGAAGCCGTGGCTGCCGGGGCCCAGTTTCTGATTTCGCCGAACCTCGACGAAGCAGTCGTCGATTACGGGGTGAAGAATGGCGTGCCGGTCTGGCCGGGCGTCATGACGCCGACGGAAATCGTCCGGGCTTGGAAAGCCGGCGCGGAAGCGGTGAAGATTTTCCCCATGGCTACGCTCGGCGTGAAATACTTGTCTGAGATTCGGGCGCCGCTCGATAAGATCCCGATGCTTGCAACAGGCGGTGTCGATCTGGATAATATCCGCGACTACTTCAAGGCCGGCGCTTGCGCTGTTGGCATGGGCAGTAAGCTAGTTCATATGGAGTGGGTGCGAAACGGCAGATTCGATCTGCTGACCGAGCGCGCTCGTCAGTTTACGGATGCGGCAAAATCTCTGTAA
- a CDS encoding LysR substrate-binding domain-containing protein: MEKIKRCTYNALVEFAVARYFVTARRLKGLAACSLPFTGVLAAVDVYNLACYECAELKDDLQTQLFYRHNRGITLTSSGQILVFYAEKILHVVQEARSAVGSSAVPSGPLQIGAMETIAAGQLPKLLTKFHTDYSAVDISLNTGATDQLLHSVLHYDLSGVFVVGPVEHPELVQEYVVDEEVVLVTP, encoded by the coding sequence ATGGAAAAAATCAAGCGTTGCACATATAATGCGCTCGTGGAGTTCGCCGTTGCGCGTTATTTCGTCACTGCCCGCAGGCTAAAGGGATTGGCTGCTTGCAGCTTACCATTTACCGGCGTTTTGGCCGCCGTCGACGTGTATAATCTCGCCTGTTACGAATGCGCGGAATTGAAGGATGATCTGCAGACGCAGCTGTTTTACCGCCACAACCGAGGAATAACGCTCACCTCTTCCGGTCAAATTCTGGTTTTCTATGCGGAAAAAATTTTGCACGTCGTGCAGGAAGCTCGGTCGGCTGTCGGAAGCTCCGCCGTGCCCTCCGGCCCGCTTCAAATCGGCGCCATGGAGACGATAGCCGCCGGTCAGCTGCCGAAGCTGCTTACCAAATTTCATACCGACTATTCGGCGGTCGACATCTCATTGAATACCGGCGCAACCGACCAACTGCTTCACAGCGTTCTGCATTACGATCTTAGCGGCGTGTTTGTAGTAGGCCCTGTGGAGCATCCCGAGCTGGTGCAGGAATACGTCGTGGATGAGGAAGTGGTTCTGGTAACGCCCTAA
- a CDS encoding TetR/AcrR family transcriptional regulator: MSKLQEIITISRKIIYYKGYQATSISDIMDEAHIGKGQFYHYFSSKRDLGLAVVDDLVKEWERDVFEGIFAADLDPIVKLNKMLDRMLTIHTDEEGKSGCPAGNLAIEMSEHDETFRLKVHYIFDRWISSIEGAINELKALGHLTSDIDAKQHARTIVSMIEGAILLMKSQKEVGFLTNAIATIRAQYRLS, from the coding sequence ATGTCGAAACTCCAAGAGATTATTACGATTTCCAGAAAAATTATTTATTATAAGGGCTACCAAGCCACGTCGATCAGCGATATTATGGACGAGGCTCACATCGGAAAAGGCCAGTTCTATCACTACTTTTCGTCCAAGCGCGACCTCGGCCTGGCCGTCGTCGATGATCTGGTAAAGGAATGGGAGAGGGATGTATTCGAGGGCATTTTCGCAGCCGATCTTGATCCTATCGTGAAATTAAATAAAATGCTTGACAGGATGTTGACCATCCATACAGACGAAGAAGGGAAATCGGGTTGTCCCGCGGGGAACCTCGCCATCGAGATGAGTGAACACGACGAGACGTTTCGGCTAAAGGTCCATTATATATTTGACCGGTGGATTTCGTCGATCGAAGGCGCGATCAACGAGCTGAAAGCACTGGGGCATCTCACGTCGGACATCGATGCCAAACAGCATGCACGAACCATCGTTTCTATGATCGAAGGCGCCATTTTATTAATGAAGAGTCAAAAAGAAGTCGGGTTTCTCACGAACGCCATCGCGACCATTCGCGCGCAATATCGGCTTTCTTGA
- a CDS encoding NADH-dependent flavin oxidoreductase, which produces MKETYKALFEPFRLRSGKELKNRIVMAPMGNWGSLPGGFISEEELTYYGPRAKDVGMVITSATTFTEGEHYPGAPTTLTDEHIPGLRKLSSLLKSNGAVAIVQLFHGGALKMENPEAPSAVAPENSDAAPPHELTDSEIEDLIKKFGDVTKRIIEAGFDGVEIHGANGYLMQQFISPHYNRRQDRWGGTFEKRLAFPLALIEEAKKARAESGKPFAIGYRISPEEPFTNGLTMADAIQIVDVLADQELDYIHVSLHNFFSKPRRGVESNKSRMEILKELVGNRTPLIGVGEITTPEQAAAALSSDVELIALGRALLLDPNWLSKVREGREDQIKNKLFHRDLPELLFPEKMWEHPDLIFSD; this is translated from the coding sequence ATGAAGGAAACGTATAAAGCTCTTTTTGAGCCGTTTCGGCTGCGCAGCGGCAAGGAATTGAAGAATCGAATCGTCATGGCTCCAATGGGTAATTGGGGCTCTTTGCCCGGAGGCTTTATTTCCGAGGAAGAACTGACTTATTACGGTCCACGAGCGAAAGATGTCGGGATGGTCATCACTTCGGCTACAACGTTTACTGAAGGGGAACATTATCCCGGAGCGCCGACCACGTTGACGGATGAGCATATACCGGGGCTGAGAAAATTAAGTTCACTACTGAAATCTAATGGAGCCGTAGCCATCGTGCAATTGTTTCACGGTGGAGCTCTAAAAATGGAAAACCCGGAAGCACCGAGTGCCGTAGCGCCGGAAAATTCGGATGCTGCGCCGCCCCATGAACTGACAGATTCTGAAATCGAGGATTTGATTAAGAAATTCGGGGATGTAACCAAACGGATCATCGAGGCGGGCTTTGACGGTGTAGAGATTCATGGAGCGAATGGCTATCTGATGCAGCAGTTCATTTCGCCTCATTATAATCGCCGGCAGGACCGCTGGGGAGGCACATTCGAAAAACGGCTGGCGTTTCCGCTCGCTCTCATTGAGGAAGCGAAAAAAGCTAGAGCTGAAAGCGGAAAACCGTTTGCCATTGGTTATCGAATTTCGCCGGAGGAACCGTTTACCAATGGATTAACTATGGCCGACGCCATTCAAATTGTTGATGTTTTGGCCGATCAGGAGCTGGATTATATTCATGTCTCCCTGCATAATTTCTTCTCTAAGCCCCGCCGAGGCGTGGAAAGTAACAAATCCCGGATGGAAATCTTGAAGGAACTTGTAGGAAACCGTACGCCACTCATTGGCGTTGGCGAAATTACGACTCCGGAACAAGCTGCAGCCGCCCTATCGTCCGATGTGGAACTTATCGCACTGGGCAGAGCGCTTCTGCTCGACCCGAACTGGCTAAGCAAGGTTCGAGAAGGCCGAGAAGATCAAATCAAGAACAAGTTATTCCACAGAGACTTACCGGAACTTTTATTTCCAGAAAAAATGTGGGAACACCCTGACCTGATATTCTCAGATTAA
- a CDS encoding alpha-amylase family protein, giving the protein MNFRQVHLDFHTSEAIADIGNAFSKRQFQDMLKIGHVNSITVFSKCHHGWAYHPSDANEMHPHLSFDLLGAQIEAAHEIGVNTPVYLSAGLDEKIARRHPDWLIRTKQEATDWTDDFLTPGYHQFCMNSPYVDVLASQVREVVERYDADGIFLDIVGVRECYCQHCITTIRERGFDPRNTEAMKQMWEETYFNYAVKMNETVHAVKPGLPVFHNSSHVARGRRDLVHLNTHLELESLPTGGWGYDHFPLSARYAQTLGVDYLGMTGKFHTSWGEFGGYKHPNALRYEAALSLANGARCSIGDQLHPSGFMDPATYTLIGEAYREVEAKEEWCRGTTAVADIALFSTEAASSAAGESPGDDHTNHADTGAVRILLEGHYLFDVIDTQADLSSYKVVILPDAIMMTEQIKVKLAAFLAHGGKVLATGRSGLSPDGTKFELNLGVQWQGIAATKPSYFKPAFELPSLQNASYVIYAEGHDVVLTQDGTSLGIRENAYFNRDIFTFCSHQHTPSNQRDAGPGMAEGPDGIYVAWNMFEDYAVKGSLPVKEIIVYALDRLLGTKRLRTNLPAQGVTTLQVQTASNRWVHHLLYASPVRRGQSVEVIEDLLPLLDTEAAIAVSEPVREVYLAPQKSPLPFTQENGVVRYTIPKWSCHQMVVLQF; this is encoded by the coding sequence ATGAATTTCCGTCAGGTTCATCTCGATTTCCATACATCCGAAGCGATCGCGGACATTGGTAACGCTTTTTCCAAACGTCAATTTCAAGACATGCTGAAAATCGGTCATGTAAACTCCATCACGGTTTTCTCAAAATGCCATCACGGCTGGGCTTATCACCCAAGCGATGCCAATGAAATGCATCCCCATCTCTCCTTCGATTTGCTGGGAGCCCAAATTGAGGCTGCGCACGAAATAGGCGTCAATACGCCGGTCTATTTATCGGCCGGGCTGGATGAGAAGATTGCCCGCCGCCACCCGGATTGGCTGATCCGCACCAAGCAAGAAGCCACCGATTGGACCGATGACTTCTTGACGCCGGGCTATCATCAATTTTGCATGAATTCCCCTTACGTTGACGTCCTCGCCTCTCAAGTGCGTGAGGTCGTGGAACGCTATGACGCGGACGGCATCTTCCTCGATATCGTTGGCGTTCGGGAGTGCTATTGCCAGCATTGCATAACTACGATCCGCGAACGCGGCTTCGATCCGCGCAATACGGAAGCCATGAAGCAGATGTGGGAGGAAACGTACTTCAACTATGCGGTAAAAATGAACGAGACCGTTCATGCCGTTAAGCCCGGTCTTCCTGTATTTCACAACAGCAGCCATGTCGCCCGGGGCCGCCGCGATCTCGTGCATTTGAACACGCACTTGGAGCTTGAATCGCTGCCGACTGGCGGCTGGGGCTACGACCACTTCCCTCTTTCTGCACGATACGCACAAACCCTAGGCGTGGACTACCTTGGCATGACCGGAAAATTTCATACCTCATGGGGCGAGTTTGGCGGATATAAGCATCCGAACGCCCTCAGGTATGAAGCGGCTTTAAGCCTCGCCAACGGAGCGCGCTGCTCGATAGGCGACCAGCTCCATCCGAGCGGATTCATGGACCCGGCAACCTACACACTAATCGGCGAAGCATACCGGGAGGTGGAAGCGAAGGAGGAGTGGTGCAGGGGAACGACAGCCGTAGCCGATATCGCGCTGTTTTCCACCGAAGCCGCGTCCTCGGCAGCCGGAGAAAGCCCCGGTGACGACCATACGAATCATGCCGATACCGGTGCGGTTAGAATATTGCTGGAAGGACATTATCTATTCGACGTTATTGATACCCAAGCTGATCTGTCGAGCTATAAGGTCGTTATTTTGCCCGATGCGATCATGATGACCGAGCAGATCAAGGTCAAGCTAGCGGCTTTCCTTGCGCATGGAGGCAAAGTGCTGGCAACCGGACGCTCAGGTCTGTCGCCCGACGGGACGAAATTCGAATTGAACTTAGGCGTGCAGTGGCAGGGGATTGCCGCCACGAAGCCTTCCTATTTCAAGCCAGCCTTCGAGCTGCCGTCGCTTCAAAATGCTTCGTACGTCATCTATGCTGAAGGCCATGACGTCGTTCTGACGCAGGACGGCACGTCGCTTGGCATTCGGGAAAATGCTTATTTCAACCGGGATATATTCACTTTCTGCTCGCACCAGCATACGCCGTCTAACCAGCGCGACGCAGGTCCCGGCATGGCGGAGGGACCCGACGGCATCTATGTGGCCTGGAATATGTTCGAAGATTACGCGGTCAAAGGCAGCCTGCCTGTCAAAGAAATCATCGTTTACGCGCTGGATCGCCTGCTTGGCACCAAACGCCTTCGCACTAACCTGCCGGCGCAAGGGGTTACGACGCTGCAAGTCCAGACCGCATCCAACCGCTGGGTCCATCATTTGCTCTATGCTTCCCCGGTGCGCAGAGGACAAAGTGTCGAGGTGATCGAGGATTTGCTCCCGCTCCTTGATACGGAGGCGGCGATAGCCGTATCCGAGCCTGTCCGGGAAGTTTATTTGGCACCGCAAAAAAGCCCGCTTCCTTTCACGCAGGAGAACGGGGTAGTCCGCTACACGATCCCTAAATGGTCATGCCATCAGATGGTCGTGCTGCAGTTTTAA
- a CDS encoding AraC family transcriptional regulator — translation MLVLEFQIPPFPLLAAVGYAYWQPGVVHAKRQFEVFDLIVCAKGALYMEEDGISYEVTQGMMLVLEPGKNHRGYRPTDTETEVYWIHFDFPLPSQPILVEKNNWQQPLLQRTDQDIVPHPATINIPKFAAVDLRTVVPLLTRMIELHNVLTRKRSFELHVLLGEFFVHLQNGIISNSLQARSYFLGEKVASYLESNLEERFDSGKMERELHYHFDYLARCLKQFTGMSPMQYRHHLQVERAKRLLAHSELPLKEVGEMCGLSDNNYFIRLFKRLTSLTPGEYRKLYQVFRLD, via the coding sequence ATGCTCGTGCTCGAATTTCAGATTCCTCCGTTTCCTTTGCTGGCGGCTGTCGGATATGCGTATTGGCAGCCGGGCGTAGTGCATGCGAAGCGTCAATTCGAAGTGTTTGATCTGATCGTTTGCGCCAAGGGTGCGTTATATATGGAGGAGGACGGCATTAGCTACGAGGTCACGCAAGGGATGATGCTTGTGCTTGAGCCGGGAAAAAACCATCGCGGATATCGGCCGACGGATACGGAAACCGAGGTGTATTGGATCCATTTTGATTTTCCGCTGCCTTCACAGCCGATTCTGGTGGAGAAAAACAACTGGCAGCAGCCCCTTCTCCAGCGGACGGACCAGGATATCGTTCCCCATCCGGCTACGATCAATATTCCGAAATTCGCTGCCGTAGATTTGCGCACGGTCGTCCCGCTGCTGACACGGATGATTGAATTGCACAACGTGCTTACGCGAAAGCGCTCCTTTGAGCTGCATGTGCTACTCGGGGAGTTTTTCGTGCACTTGCAAAACGGGATCATTTCGAACAGTCTGCAAGCCCGTTCCTACTTTCTTGGCGAGAAGGTAGCGTCCTATTTGGAGAGTAATTTGGAGGAAAGGTTCGATTCCGGGAAGATGGAGCGGGAGTTGCATTATCATTTTGATTATTTGGCGCGTTGCTTGAAGCAATTTACGGGGATGAGCCCCATGCAGTACCGTCATCATTTGCAGGTCGAGCGGGCTAAACGACTGTTGGCTCATTCCGAGCTGCCGTTAAAGGAAGTCGGAGAGATGTGCGGCCTTTCGGACAATAACTACTTCATTCGCTTATTCAAGCGGCTAACGTCTCTGACGCCAGGCGAATACCGCAAACTGTATCAAGTCTTCCGTTTGGACTAA
- a CDS encoding spore germination protein yields MKSKKNMPSMADITANVPVIILKKTSNIQEMVNAILKGNTMLVHNFTNCAILYNTVASRGRTISTSEIESQVLGPQYAFVESLEQNLQLITRLIPDVNLTTDNVQVGKYTKTDVTLLHMKNISQPHYLSILLERLQALNIEGLYDNQSR; encoded by the coding sequence ATGAAATCGAAAAAAAACATGCCCTCAATGGCAGATATTACAGCAAATGTTCCAGTGATCATACTTAAGAAAACGTCGAATATACAGGAGATGGTCAATGCAATACTTAAAGGGAATACTATGCTTGTCCATAATTTCACCAACTGTGCGATCCTATACAACACTGTTGCATCCCGAGGGAGAACGATTTCGACTTCCGAAATCGAGTCGCAAGTTCTCGGTCCTCAATATGCCTTCGTGGAATCGCTGGAACAAAACCTTCAGCTGATAACACGATTAATTCCTGATGTAAATCTCACGACCGATAACGTTCAAGTCGGGAAATATACAAAAACTGACGTGACATTATTACATATGAAAAATATTTCGCAGCCCCACTATCTTTCCATCTTGTTAGAACGCCTCCAGGCTTTGAATATTGAAGGTCTCTACGATAATCAATCTCGCTGA
- a CDS encoding MFS transporter: MQASKNVALIAIIACQLMIVLDASIMITALPEIGRSLHLSTTILTWVQNAYILAFGGLLLLGARAGDIFGRKQVFMFGIALFTIASLLIGLAQSSEFLFITRAIQGIAAALATPATLALLSVIFVESKERSKAIALYSAISGIGGSVGLVLGGILTDFISWRVGMFINVPIGIALLIVAPRYLPNTEKSAGRFDFIGALTSVIGMTALVFGFIRAADKGWGNQETIISLLVGVILIIGFIINESRAKQPITPLRLFTDKERTAGYLGRFLFVGGIFSMIYFLSQFLQYVFGFNSFEAGLSFVPMTAVQFCMMYIVPKLLSKFGTSKLLIFGILIAIIGMGWLSRVTMDTNFYVGILLPMIILGVGAGIVFIPFTALGLTKVESQDAGAASGLVNVAHQIGGSVGLAILATVFGTTSPSVDPTKQEFAHAISASITGSAIFLTASLISVACLLLARKRTRGNIQARTPH; encoded by the coding sequence ATGCAAGCCTCCAAGAATGTTGCGCTTATTGCAATAATCGCTTGTCAGCTTATGATTGTATTGGATGCCTCAATCATGATAACCGCGTTACCTGAAATTGGACGTTCTTTACATTTGTCAACGACCATTTTAACATGGGTTCAAAATGCATATATTTTGGCATTTGGGGGATTATTGCTTTTAGGAGCCAGAGCAGGGGATATATTTGGTCGCAAACAGGTGTTTATGTTCGGGATCGCTTTGTTTACGATCGCTTCACTACTTATTGGATTAGCGCAATCTTCTGAATTTTTGTTTATCACTCGTGCAATACAAGGTATCGCTGCTGCGTTAGCAACTCCTGCTACGCTAGCGTTGCTTTCGGTTATTTTCGTCGAGTCCAAAGAAAGGTCGAAGGCAATCGCTTTATATAGTGCTATATCCGGGATTGGAGGGAGCGTCGGGCTTGTCCTTGGCGGCATTCTAACCGACTTCATTTCTTGGCGAGTAGGCATGTTCATTAATGTTCCTATTGGCATTGCATTGCTTATTGTGGCCCCGCGGTATTTGCCTAATACAGAGAAGTCGGCTGGGCGTTTCGATTTTATCGGCGCACTGACTTCAGTAATCGGAATGACAGCGTTAGTCTTTGGATTTATTCGAGCTGCGGATAAAGGATGGGGTAATCAAGAAACTATTATCTCCCTGCTTGTCGGAGTAATTTTAATCATTGGTTTTATTATTAACGAATCACGAGCGAAACAGCCAATCACGCCTTTGCGTTTATTTACTGACAAGGAACGAACGGCTGGCTACTTGGGAAGATTCCTGTTCGTGGGAGGCATCTTTTCGATGATTTATTTTCTTTCTCAATTTCTTCAATACGTATTTGGATTTAATTCATTTGAAGCCGGTTTATCATTCGTTCCAATGACCGCGGTACAGTTCTGTATGATGTATATCGTACCTAAATTGCTTTCTAAATTCGGTACATCTAAATTATTGATTTTTGGAATCCTTATCGCAATAATCGGCATGGGTTGGTTGAGCAGAGTTACGATGGATACTAATTTCTATGTCGGGATTTTACTGCCGATGATTATTCTCGGAGTGGGAGCAGGCATCGTGTTCATCCCCTTTACAGCTTTAGGACTAACTAAAGTAGAATCACAAGATGCTGGTGCAGCATCGGGACTCGTCAATGTCGCGCATCAAATCGGGGGATCTGTAGGGTTAGCGATATTGGCGACTGTTTTTGGTACTACAAGTCCTTCAGTTGATCCGACGAAGCAAGAGTTTGCACATGCAATTTCTGCATCCATAACAGGATCTGCAATATTTCTCACTGCTTCATTGATTTCCGTTGCTTGTCTGTTACTTGCACGTAAACGTACGCGTGGGAACATACAAGCGCGTACCCCGCACTAA
- a CDS encoding oxidoreductase, with protein MSKVWLITGSSRGFGRELTKAVLAKGDKVVATARRREQLEFLVSEYGDQVRTFSLDVTDREAALSSVQLAVDEFGSLDIVVNNAGYANSVPIEEMTDEDFRAQIETNLFGVVNVTKAALPVFRKQRSGHFIQFSSVGGRVGGTPGMGAYQTAKYAVEGFSEVLNNEVKPFGVKVTIIEPGAFRTDWQGSSMVRPQVGSDYEGTVGAMNKLREEADGKQPGDPARAAQIIINLADQEQPPLRLILGAAALESVKKSAKERATEAEKWADLTRSADFPTD; from the coding sequence ATGTCAAAAGTTTGGTTGATCACTGGTAGTTCGCGAGGTTTTGGCCGGGAACTTACAAAGGCAGTACTTGCAAAAGGCGATAAAGTTGTTGCGACCGCTCGGCGTCGTGAACAACTTGAATTTCTTGTATCCGAATACGGGGACCAAGTTCGGACCTTTTCTTTGGATGTTACCGATCGTGAGGCGGCCCTTTCATCGGTCCAATTGGCAGTTGACGAATTTGGATCGCTCGATATCGTTGTGAATAATGCTGGCTATGCGAATAGTGTTCCAATCGAGGAAATGACTGATGAAGATTTTCGAGCGCAAATTGAAACAAATCTGTTTGGTGTCGTGAACGTAACTAAGGCTGCATTACCTGTCTTCCGTAAACAGCGGAGCGGCCATTTTATTCAGTTCTCTTCGGTTGGAGGACGCGTCGGTGGAACCCCGGGAATGGGGGCCTATCAAACGGCGAAATATGCAGTTGAAGGTTTTTCTGAAGTTTTAAACAACGAGGTAAAGCCTTTCGGTGTTAAGGTTACTATTATAGAGCCCGGTGCATTCCGTACCGATTGGCAAGGTTCCTCTATGGTTAGACCGCAAGTAGGTTCGGATTACGAAGGAACGGTAGGTGCAATGAACAAATTACGGGAAGAAGCCGATGGTAAACAACCTGGGGATCCTGCTCGAGCAGCTCAGATTATTATTAATCTTGCGGACCAGGAACAGCCTCCGCTTCGCCTAATACTTGGGGCTGCTGCCTTAGAGAGTGTCAAGAAATCAGCTAAA